From the genome of Alicyclobacillus sp. SO9:
TCCTTTGGTCTGCCGGCAACAGCAGTACGGTTCTCAAATGTCTACGGACCGGGCCAGGTAAGTTCCAACCCGTACTGCGGGGTCGTTTCAAAGTTCATGCAGGCTGTTGTGGACGGCGTTCCGATGACTGTTTATGACGATGGAGAGCAGTCTCGTGATTTTACTTACGTAGATGATGCCATCAATGCGGTTTTACTGGCCGGCCTATCGAAGAGGACTGAAGGTCAGGTAATGAATGTCGGAACCGGGGTCGAAACCACTGTAAACCAGTTAGCAGCTCTCATCGCTGAAATTGCGAATCACGTGGATTATCCGGTGAGGCATACGACGAAGAGAAAAGTTGATACCGTTCGGCGTCGCGTCATGGATACAACCAGACTCCGTCAGTTGACAGGCTGGGAACCGCAAGTGTCTTTGCGAGAAGGGCTGATGAATACATGGGAGTGGTTTGTGAAGGAGAATCAAAGCCACAATTCTGCGGGGAAATAGTCCTGAATTGCGGGTCATCCACAGGACACTGCAGCCAATCAAGATGATGCTGGAGACCACCAGCGAGAGAGGAGAGGGAGTCGTGGAACGCGAGACATCAAATGCTGTGGTGCATCAGACTGCAATCCTCGGAGAGCGTGTGAAGTTGGGGTGGAATGTTGTTATCGCAGAAAACGTGAAGATTGGTGATGACGTGAACATTGAAGACAATGTCGTAGTGAGGGAAGGGACTGTGGTTGGAAGCGGATCGGCCGTAGGCAGTAACTCAGTCTTGGGAAAAGCTCCGATAACGAACCTGCGTATAAAACGAAAGCCCAAGGCGTTACC
Proteins encoded in this window:
- a CDS encoding NAD-dependent epimerase/dehydratase family protein; this encodes MYKQSRILVTGGAGFLGSQLIRRLAAEEPRHITVLDDLFTGNENSILRQDNITFVHGSVTDSTLVRTLLQDADYVFHFAARNMLLSIPYPESDFTVNAMGTLQLLLNLLPQRNHVKRFVYASTSSIYGNAKELPITEERFHVSTPYAASKFAGELLVAAYCESFGLPATAVRFSNVYGPGQVSSNPYCGVVSKFMQAVVDGVPMTVYDDGEQSRDFTYVDDAINAVLLAGLSKRTEGQVMNVGTGVETTVNQLAALIAEIANHVDYPVRHTTKRKVDTVRRRVMDTTRLRQLTGWEPQVSLREGLMNTWEWFVKENQSHNSAGK